Below is a genomic region from Phycobacter azelaicus.
GACCCACCAGGGGTATTTGCAGCCATTTCACACGCCAATCCCTTCGCAGCCGAGGTGCGAGAAGACTTTCTGCGCAAAGCACGGGCGCTCACCGCATGTAAAGACGTTTAGCCCACAACGAAAAAGGCCCGCTCCAAGCGGGCCAAATCAGTCTTTCAAGGCTCAACGGCGTCCGTCAGCAGGCAAGAAACGGGTCAACATCCCCCTTCGGTGCAAAGCTCATCCTTGACCATGGGGCCGACCCGTCCAAAATCCATTTGGCCGGTATACTTCGATTTCAATACGCCCATCACCTTGCCCATGTCGCGAATTGAATCGGCTCCGGTTTCGCTGACCGCAGCCTTGACCGCCTGACGGATTTCACCCTCATCCAACTGCTTGGGCAGGAATTCCTCAATAATGGCAATTTCCCCGAGTTCCCGCTCAGCCAGATCAAGGCGCCCTCCCTCTTCGTAGGCGCGAGCACTTTCATTGCGCTGCTTGGTCATTTTTCCAAGGATCCCAAGGATTTCGGCATCCCCAATGGTGCCTTCACCGCCCTCACCGCGCGCGGCGATTTCCTTGTCCTTGATGGCAGCATTAATCAGCCGAAGAGTCGCCAGACGATCGGCCGCCTTGTCCTTCATTGCCTGTTTCAAGGCCTGATTTACCCGCGTGCGCGTGTCCATATGTCTCTATCCATCCCCATGGCATCGGAGCTTGGATGCATAACCAATCGGAAAGCGATTTTCAAGCAAGGGAAACCGCCAGCTGATCCTCCTGCCTTGTGTCGCCGGGTCGACGGGCGCCCTTGACCCGCTTGCCCCCTGCCCCTACAAGCCCTTGAATTTCACCTCATGGAGAGTCGTGTCATGGCCGATACTGCACCGTCCACGCCAACCGCATGTCTGGCGCTTGCCGATGGAACTATTTTCTACGGTATGGGCTTCGGCGCGACCGGACGATGCGTGGCTGAGCTGTGTTTCAACACAGCAATGACAGGCTACCAGGAGATCATGACCGATCCTTCCTATGCTGGTCAGATCGTTACCTTCACCTTCCCCCATATCGGCAACACCGGCGTCACACCTGAGGATGACGAAACCGCAGATCCGGTTGCCGCTGGCATGGTTGTCAAATGGGACCCGACGCTGGCGTCGAATTGGCGGGCCACCGAGGAGCTGAAAGCCTGGCTGACCCGCACCGGGCGCATTGCAATTGGCGGTATCGATACCCGTCGCCTGACCCGTGCGATCCGCCAGCAGGGTGCCCCGCATGCTGCGCTTGCCCATGATCCCGAGGGCAACTTTGATGTGGAAGCCCTGGTCGCCGCTGCGCGCGAATGGTCTGGTCTTGAAGGTCTGGACCTGGCCAAAGACGTCACCTGCGCACAAAGCTATCGGTGGGATGAAATGCGGTGGGCCTGGCCCGAGGGCTACAGCCGCCAGAAGGCGCCCAAACACAAAGTCGTCGCCGTCGACTATGGCGCCAAACGCAATATCCTTCGCTGCCTTGCCAGCGCTGGATGTGACGTAACGGTGCTGCCCGCGACCGCGACAGCAGAGGAAGTGCTAGCCCATAACCCGGATGGTGTGTTCCTGTCCAACGGTCCCGGCGATCCGGCCGCGACAGGCGAATACGCTGTTCCGATGATCAAGACCATTCTCGACACCACCGACCTCCCTGTGTTCGGGATCTGTCTTGGCCATCAGATGCTGGCGCTGGCCCTTGGTGGCAAGACCGTCAAGATGAACCATGGTCACCATGGCGCCAACCATCCGGTCAAGGAGCATTCTACCGGCAAGGTGGAGATTACCTCGATGAACCACGGATTCGCCGTGGATGCGCAGTCATTGCCCAAGGGAGTGGAAGAGACTCACATTTCACTCTTTGACGGATCCAACTGCGGAATCGCCGTGACGGGCCGTCCGGTCTACTCTGTTCAGCACCATCCCGAGGCCAGCCCGGGACCTCAAGACAGCTTCTATCTTTTCGAAAGATTTGCGGACGCAATGGCCGAACGCAAAGGCGCATAAAAACACATCCTTCGCCTGCCGTCAGAATTTGGCATTAAGTGATTGTTAACTCAGACGGGAAAGCGTAGTCTCAGAATCCACCTGGGATTGTGTTTTTATGGTAAGATCAAGGCGGAGTTTGCGCCGACCCGGTAGGGCTGGTTTCAAATCACAGATGTCGCCAAATGCACGTGTGCACGGGGCATCAAAGCGGGACAGAGGCGACGAGAGCATTCTTGGTCGCGGCTATTTGGATGGCCTGCGCAATAAGGATCTGGACGGCCAACAAGGTTTCGGACCTTCAGGCGATGCCTCGTCGTTGCACCGGCTGACCCTCAGGCAGCATGGCAAACCTGTGGCAGGGCAAGACCTGCAGGTAAGACCGTTCGGCCAGCCCTCTGCGATGGCCACGGCTTTCGACTGCAAGCACCAAGCACCTGACCGGTTTCGCCATGTGGACCTTGACCGTGCCCCTCCTGACAAGCGACTGCTGGACCGTATGCCACCAGCCTTCTGGTTGCGCCACGCCGCAGTCCCATGGCTGCGTCTGGGAGACGCAATCG
It encodes:
- the carA gene encoding glutamine-hydrolyzing carbamoyl-phosphate synthase small subunit — protein: MADTAPSTPTACLALADGTIFYGMGFGATGRCVAELCFNTAMTGYQEIMTDPSYAGQIVTFTFPHIGNTGVTPEDDETADPVAAGMVVKWDPTLASNWRATEELKAWLTRTGRIAIGGIDTRRLTRAIRQQGAPHAALAHDPEGNFDVEALVAAAREWSGLEGLDLAKDVTCAQSYRWDEMRWAWPEGYSRQKAPKHKVVAVDYGAKRNILRCLASAGCDVTVLPATATAEEVLAHNPDGVFLSNGPGDPAATGEYAVPMIKTILDTTDLPVFGICLGHQMLALALGGKTVKMNHGHHGANHPVKEHSTGKVEITSMNHGFAVDAQSLPKGVEETHISLFDGSNCGIAVTGRPVYSVQHHPEASPGPQDSFYLFERFADAMAERKGA
- a CDS encoding GatB/YqeY domain-containing protein, with translation MDTRTRVNQALKQAMKDKAADRLATLRLINAAIKDKEIAARGEGGEGTIGDAEILGILGKMTKQRNESARAYEEGGRLDLAERELGEIAIIEEFLPKQLDEGEIRQAVKAAVSETGADSIRDMGKVMGVLKSKYTGQMDFGRVGPMVKDELCTEGGC